The Glycine soja cultivar W05 chromosome 8, ASM419377v2, whole genome shotgun sequence genome has a window encoding:
- the LOC114421989 gene encoding transcription factor bHLH130-like produces MSVMYSPVLNYSDVEHQLRKNQDMDSSIGHPQQHCHQPNSGLLRYCSAPSSLLASLIDNTIHGCVNEESFTSENHHHHQQQQQQHYLPSTSSEMETMLSKLLPSNNGWSNSEALQEFGGKPVKQEIGESIPQEPPQQNGYSYGGSQLIYQSQQIQGLPNGGSSSASGSAFDGSFGVVHSMASEDSIQSKMGIRNCSNLFRQKSSPAGFFSIENDLAALREVGSFKADDVSNGLVTASTGGLHSSHTFSSRPSSCLKRLPQIAENGNESLEENCDQSRNLVNDNGSSKCYIPSFTNELWESSAFNAPKTENEDEIMFSTSNILESQEADFSFQNLGLTHHLSLPSSSTKMSSIEKFLQIQGSVPCKIRAKRGFATHPRSIAERVRRTRISERIKKLQDLFPKSEKQTSTADMLDLAVEYIKDLQQKVKILSDCKAKCKCTSNEKHYTRTCA; encoded by the exons ATGAGTGTTATGTATAGTCCTGTTCTCAATTACTCAGATGtggagcatcagctaaggaaaaACCAAGACATGGATTCAAGTATTGGACATCCACAACAACACTGTCACCAACCCAATTCTGGACTATTGAGGTATTGTTCTGCTCCAAGCTCATTGCTGGCAAGCCTCATTGACAACACCATTCATGGCTGTGTCAACGAGGAATCGTTCACAAGtgagaatcatcatcatcatcagcagcagcagcagcagcattaTCTTCCATCTACAAGTTCAGAAATGGAGACCATGTTATCCAAATTGCTACCATCTAACAATGGATGGAGCAATTCAGAAGCTTTGCAAGAATTTGGAGGCAAGCCTGTGAAGCAGGAAATAGGGGAATCTATTCCACAAGAgccaccacaacagaatggttaTTCTTATGGTGGCTCTCAGTTGATTTACCAATCTCAGCAAATTCAAGGCTTGCCAAATGGTGGATCTTCCAGTGCTTCTGGCAGTGCTTTTGATGGCTCTTTTGGTGTGGTGCACTCCATGGCTTCAGAGGACTCCATTCAATCTAAAATGGGTATCAGGAATTGCTCCAATCTCTTTAGGCAAAAGAGTTCCCCTGCTGGATTTTTCTCCATTGAAAATG ATCTTGCAGCATTGAGAGAAGTAGGAAGCTTTAAAGCCGATGATGTTTCAAATGGACTAGTTACTGCATCAACTGGTGGGTTGCATAGTTCTCATACTTTCTCATCTAGGCCATCTTCATGCTTGAAACGGTTGCCACAAATAGCCGAAAATGGAAATGAAAGCCTAGAAGAAAATTGTGACCAAAGTAGAAACCTAGTAAATGACAATGGTAGCTCAAAATGTTACATACCTAGCTTCACCAATGAATTATGGGAAAGTTCTGCATTCAAtgccccaaaaacagagaatgAAGATGAAATCATGTTTTCCACTTCAAATATTTTGGAATCTCAG GAAGCAGATTTCAGCTTTCAAAATCTGGGTTTGACTCACCATTTGAGTCTACCTAGCTCTTCTACTAAGATGTCATCCATAGAAAAGTTTCTTCAGATTCAAGGTTCTGTTCCTTGTAAAATTCGAGCCAAAAGAGGCTTTGCCACTCACCCAAGAAGTATTGCAGAGAGG GTAAGAAGAACAAGAATTAGTGAAAGAATCAAGAAACTGCAAGACCTTTTTCCAAAATCAGAAAAG CAAACAAGCACAGCAGATATGTTAGATTTGGCAGTTGAGTATATTAAGGACCTGCAGCAAAAAGTTAAG ATACTCTCAGATTGTAAGGCAAAGTGCAAATGTACAAGTAATGAGAAGCATTACACTAGAACTTGTGCTTGA